Below is a window of Trichoplusia ni isolate ovarian cell line Hi5 unplaced genomic scaffold, tn1 tig00000985, whole genome shotgun sequence DNA.
TCATTTTGGtttagttgtttgttttgttaacgGTGCGGCGTTTTGCATTGCAGGTCTGCTCGTTAGGTACACTTTCCGGCGTAAGTCCGGCTCGCAGGGCTCTCAGGGCAAGCGGCGTGCCGAGCCCGTCAAATGCGATGCGTGCCTCTCACAGCGATGTTAGCCGCTCTATGGTAAGGCTCTCCGCCACACACATGCCACTTTGCTGGCAGATAGTACACTGGCTTCTTCATATAATTAGCTGGACATATACTAACATTCGATTAAATATACTTTCTACTAATAACAACTATATTCATGCAATTATAGAATTGGAAGTGCGCGTCCATATCATAGTTTGTCTCTTATTGAgatttcaatcaattttatttttcttttatttcgcaACCATACACAGCACAGTCATACACATAACAAtcttattttatacaaacaaaactatttaaaatataaaggtacAGCAGATAGAACCGGCCAGGTCAGAAACGATTAACGAAGTCGATATAAAGTTCCCTCATTAAGGTATCGTAGATATTACTTCTGCTAACTTCGACTTAAGATAAGTATTGTTCCGCAAGAGCCGAGACAATAGCGTGCGCTACCACTTAATTAAACCTCCTCGATACGATATAAACTATGAACAAGCGGAAAGTTTCCCTTTAATCCTCCAAGACAAACGTTCATTAAaagaatatacaatttaaaaccgTTCACATTGAAATGTCTTGGTTGCAGATGACGCGGTTAGGCCAAGCAGAGCTAAATCCAGAACAGCCACTATACCGTACAGGTTAATGATACTACTTATTACATAGGGACCATCTCCAACGGCGAGTGTCTTGCGATATTTCGGACTAGAATATCAGTTTGTAACGGAGTGCCGAAGTTTTACCGTGTTCGCAACAGGTTGCCAGAGGCGGCTAGGTTTAAGGATTGTTTTAATCGAGTTTTGTCCATTCGTCGGAGGTGTGATGACTCTCAGTCGTCGTTCACACGCAGTTTAAACGTTTCGTTTCGCAGCGGGCGCGCAGCGTATCGTCACAGAGAATAGTTTTGTGCTACAATGAGACACCCGCCCGTGGAAACTGTCCCTCACTTATCATCCCTTgacttataaatttattaatatactaatCTAATATCTAACTGCATTTATTCTCATCTTTTTAACAAACTAACCTCAAACTTGTACCAgaattttcttgtaattttaataaagtttccTTGTTACAGCTACTCCAACGGAAAACTGGTGGTGCCGCTGGATTCCCTAGCACAGAGCTGAGGGGCCAGTCCCCCTCGGCATTCCCGCCTCCAACTCCTCAGAGGGACTCCTCAACACCGCAGGCCAGCGGTAGACACCACCAGTGACGTAGTTCGACAACGAGCTAAGAACCATTGTGTTACTTGAAACGTTTAAAGAAACATTCCATTTTACTTCAACAATAGGTACGAGTATCGTTAATGCCACCTCAGCTAGTCTCAAAGACAAACTGTTCTTAGGTGTACCCAGTGTAAATATAGTGAACGGACATTCAAATAATACTGTAGGAGAAACGGGGAGAGTATACGTTGAAGTGATAGAAAAgcctaaattaattatttgtattgttataaCGATCGTTTCATAGAAACGTAATGACTACATTGTTGTTACTTATCAATTTTTAGTAGTTAATAGGTACATGAAAAGGCTGACAAAGTTGAAGAATCTGATTTTGTACATGATATGAGCTGCCATCTTagctaatattttaattttgtctacCAATTTGGAATTTATCTGCGACATTTTCtatatcacaaatatttgatagTACATCGATATAATTCAATCTAAGTAAAATTCGTTCTAAAATGCTACAGATTTTGCCCAAACCATGGTGCTTGACATAACATTACAGTGACATCTTTCACTATTCTCACTACAAGCATTGTCGTGTAAATACGATTTCATGAGCCGAGCTACAAAAAATTGTAAGGTCCaatctatttatttcaacataaatataataacgtgtaaaattttgtttaataaatgttttaaacgtTAATCACATTcggtaaatattgttaataattgttAGTACATAgttgtatatttgtaaatacatgcGAAAAACATGGTGCActactttgtttataatttatgtaaatagatatAAATGTACCTATACAGTCACAGTCGTaatgcttttataatattttaaatgcaatcgTCGTACTTGAGTGTCactttgaataaatgaaaaaaaaaatgtcaaatatcgaatttgttttgtatttattgtggGATGTATCTCATGTGGTATATTGGTGTTGGAATACATGCCTTTCGTAGTATTTTGGTATTAAGTCATTGATCCATTACGTTTACCGCCGCGGCGTGAACGTCGTTTGTATGCGGGCCGGCGGCAAATGGAGCGCCGGCATTACATGTACAGATTTGACATATGGGAATTACTATACGTGCtgattacatacataaataaaatctgctTTCACTCTACGCCAGCCGTCAATATAAATGAGTCCGTAATGTGGATATCGATTCACTGATGTTATTTCTTGAAACTAATTGATTAGGGGCGATTTTAATACAGTCGCGtacatttttaaacagtaaTCATTGATTATCGATGGTAATAACTTTTATCAGCGCAGAGTGaacatattttgatttatccGTTTTCGTGAGACCAGAGCAATGTACATAGGTAGTgatattgtatattttctttatatcagTCAGTGGAGTCTGTCTTGTAactaatattattctaaactCGACTGATACAACGTAAAATAATCTCAATgttacatgaaataatatttctttaattgtcTGTAATTTAGTGATCGTGTTCAAGTCAaaagagatttttattaaataaattacaaaaagtctttgatttttatttcttactctGAGAGTCctttttaatacgttttataATCTACGTAAAAAGTACTTACGAATGAAGATGGAATctaaatctaattataaaaatgttttacgtacAGACTACAAGTACCTAATGGGTAATACACATTATAACAATAACTTGCGATTTTCTTCAGCTTTTTAAGTCTACTATGAACACATAATGGTTACGCATACCTAACTATAATTAAGCATATGTACTCAAGTAGGTACATACAGCATACTCAGGCGAACACGACCTAATTTACCTACATTACCTACACGCTGCATTAAGTACCCAGCTGAGCGacttccttatttttattatagattaTGCGATTGCTTATTCAGAAGCCCAAAAGCTTTCATCTCGCGAATCGAGAACAATCCCTAAAATTCACCACAATACCTTGAATGAGTATAAAATTTCGCCCCGCACAGTAGGGGACCAGGTCTCCTTTATGCCTCTCAACGGGTTAATTGTTTGAttgccaataaaaataaaaaacagagcATACATACATACCCTTTGTTTTTGAATACATGCAGTATACAGCTGCTTGTTAAACGATGCTTTATTGAGGTACTAACGACCGAAGGTATGGTTTATTACATAGGTAACTATAATATATGCTCTGTGAATATtagtaaagaaaattttaccTTCCCTGGCGATTTTGCTGCCATTAGACGACGATGTAAAATAAACGGAACTTCTGCTTAACTTAAAAGATTTCGTAGaatatttgaattgaaattacCGAGTCGAGTCGCAAACGTTAAGTACTTGCACGTCGCTATCGCATTAAGAAGCCATTGAAGCCAACAGTTCAGAAGTCGTTTTTACAAAGAAAtctaaaatttttgaataaaagatttttgtgcAAATACCTCAATCCTTAGCTAATCTACTTATCAATTGAATAGTgcagttaaaacaaaatgtctgtAAACTATTATCTGAACTACTCCTGCAAATCTTAGACTTTAGACCACTCAGCCCGATTGTAAGAGAAAATTACAGCACTTATAAAATATCAGACGTCGATTTTAAGTCTAAGTACTTATTGATTAATTCTAAAGCGAGCCCAACCAGGGGCGTAACCTAACgcttttgaatttttgaacattaattaaacGAGTAAAAATgacattcaacaaaaatatttaattggatctggtgagatataaaaaataacatgtatttATGAAGTTTGGACGTAACTTATTTGGATTTATTGGACACATACGTCACTAACTAACAAAAGGAATTCCTACAATCGAAAGCGAGCTTTATTAATTCGTTATTCGTAACATCCAGTCGGTTTCAGTGTCGtccaattaatatcaatatagcGTGCAGGGATTTGAGCATACCATACAGATGGCTGGCATTACACGTCTCGGATTGTTTGTACGAATGTTCGGCTCGATAAATTAGAGACAACAGTACCGCGTATCAAATGAATGCCGCATGTATTGACACGCCATATTGCTGGTGCCTTGATGGATGTACGGAAATCTGTTTGCTCTGCCGTATCGTTTGTTAGCTCTAATAATTGTCTGTCACGGATACGAGTTGCACACTTAtcttgtttgtttaattgaaatGCCATTGTGACGGCTTTTATATAGATTTATAGTACCGCAGTTCGATGACGTGTCTGCTGGCAATATTCTGGTGCATGGATAGGTACTGCGTTTATTTATAGAACGTCTCGAACGATATAAGTTAGGTATTTATAGATTCAGAAAGTGGGTGGTTTTTGCAGTGATGACATAGTGGTGACCAAACTGAAAAACCCAAGATCGCAGGGCCGAATAATGCACGCACCAATTATTTTTGAACTTATGTGCGATTAGTAATGTAATTATACCTGAGAATTTTCAAAGAATATGTGTTCATTTTAATGACTTATGTTCTAAGACTAATTTTTATgcacatcaaccatacgaaaaaaaaataacaaaaatcttctttaacatttatttgcaGTTTTGATTTTAAGTAGCTGATATTTTCCGTCATGGCCGCCGAGCACCATCATCAACCTAATTATTAAGCAGTTCGCAGTTCACGGAAACTCCTAATTAACGACAAACATAAACAAGTACTCATTAAACACTAATCTCCTGAACAAGAAGGAACACCAGCGTTAAATAACCTTAAATATAATGGAGCATTAACATTAAACTGCTCCGCTTTGGCCCAAAAACCGCAACAcgaaattaatataacaaagtaGAGATAACTATGTATAATGAACGGGCTTGTAACAATAAACGCCCCCGGGCCTTGTTTTTGTTCGGGAATCCTCCGAGATAGGCACTATCTGGGCGGGGTAACTTGGCCTTAAGTAAACATTATCTGACTTGCGATAGTCCGACCTCACCCTCGCCTCTGGCCAAATTAGTTTTTAACACTAACATCAAAGTAGGCAATAACAATGTTCCGAAGTTGATGCGAGTTTCCAATTTGTTCTCCGATTGTTAGCTCAGCTTCACGATTAACATGTTTTCTTATTCTGTTTTATGGAATTTGGGAACAAAAGACAAATTAAGTTGTCTCATTCATTTGCAGTAATAAAAAAGGATCTTGTAAGGGTTGTAGAAATTACTGCACAGTCGTTAAAATGTAATGAGAGCTAGCTAAATCGTTGTCAGCACAAAAGTAATTTGCTCAAAGAACTGGCAGAGAATACCTcctctttaaagaaaaaataaaagacgtcTCGCTCTCCTTTCACGTCTTAAGCGTAAAAAAGCAACAGAGTTACCCCTATCGTACCAGTATACA
It encodes the following:
- the LOC113507198 gene encoding uncharacterized protein LOC113507198, with protein sequence FQLRRRKNEQAFGTKKLGRRYLGFLVLTASTKPGLLVCSLGTLSGVSPARRALRASGVPSPSNAMRASHSDVSRSMMTRLGQAELNPEQPLYRTATPTENWWCRWIP